A section of the Humulus lupulus chromosome 2, drHumLupu1.1, whole genome shotgun sequence genome encodes:
- the LOC133815474 gene encoding nuclear transcription factor Y subunit B-5-like codes for MDNLIGAGSSNNGSDGVDKLLDQDQRLLPIANVGRIMKQILPPNAKISKEAKETVQECVSEFVSFVTGEASDKCRCERRKTVNGDDVCWALAALGFDDYAGPLKRLNDENLLAFEDHVRRNDDDVCQ; via the exons ATGGATAACTTGATCGGAGCTGGTTCATCCAACAATGGATCGGACGGTGTTGATAAGTTACTGGACCAAGATCAACGGTTGCTACCGATAGCCAACGTGGGGAGGATCATGAAGCAAATACTGCCACCAAACGCAAAGATCTCCAAGGAAGCGAAGGAAACCGTGCAAGAATGCGTGTCGGAGTTCGTGAGCTTCGTGACGGGGGAGGCCTCCGACAAGTGCCGCTGTGAGAGGCGGAAGACGGTCAACGGCGACGACGTTTGCTGGGCTCTGGCCGCCTTGGGATTCGATGACTATGCCGGCCCTTTGAAGAG GTTAAACGACGAAAATCTTCTTGCGTTTGAAGACCATGTCCGTCGAAACGACGACGATGTATGTCAATGA